The following are from one region of the Juglans regia cultivar Chandler chromosome 10, Walnut 2.0, whole genome shotgun sequence genome:
- the LOC108995846 gene encoding 1-aminocyclopropane-1-carboxylate oxidase 3-like yields the protein MENFPVINLEKLNGEERGATMEKIKDACENWGFFELLNHGISHELMDAVERLTKEHYKKCMEQRFKQLMASKGLEGVQAEVHDMDWESTFHLRHLPYSNISEIPDLQDDYRKIMKEFAVKLEKLAEELLELLDENLGLEKGYLKKAVCGTKGPSFGTKVSNYPPCPKPELIKGLRAHTDAGGIILLFQDDKVSGLQLLKDGHWIDVPPMRHSIVINLGDQLEVITNGKYKSVLHRVIAQTDGNRMSIASFYNPGSDAVIYPAPALVEKEVDDEEKHHVYPKFVFDDYMKLYAGLKFQAKEPRFEAMRATGGLGPIPTA from the exons atggagaACTTCCCAGTGATAAACTTGGAGAAGCTAAACGGTGAGGAGAGAGGAGCAACCATGGAGAAGATCAAAGATGCATGCGAAAACTGGGGTTTCTTTGAG TTGCTTAATCATGGCATATCCCATGAGTTAATGGACGCTGTGGAGAGGTTGACAAAGGAGCACTACAAGAAGTGCATGGAGCAAAGGTTCAAGCAACTGATGGCAAGCAAGGGTCTAGAGGGTGTTCAGGCTGAGGTCCATGACATGGATTGGGAGAGCACCTTCCACTTACGCCATCTCCCCTACTCCAATATCTCTGAGATTCCAGACCTCCAAGATGATTACAG GAAGATCATGAAGGAATTTGCAGTGAAGTTGGAAAAACTGGCAGAGGAACTCCTAGAGCTGTTAGATGAGAATCTTGGACTAGAGAAAGGTTACCTCAAAAAGGCAGTGTGTGGAACAAAAGGTCCAAGTTTTGGAACCAAGGTTAGCAACTACCCTCCATGCCCAAAGCCAGAGCTGATCAAGGGTCTCCGTGCCCACACCGATGCTGGTGGCATTATCCTTCTCTTCCAGGATGACAAGGTCAGCGGTCTCCAGCTTCTCAAAGATGGTCACTGGATTGACGTGCCTCCTATGCGCCATTCCATTGTCATCAACCTTGGTGACCAGCTCgag GTCATCACCAATGGGAAGTACAAGAGTGTGCTGCACAGAGTGATAGCCCAAACTGATGGGAACAGAATGTCAATAGCTTCATTCTACAACCCTGGCAGTGATGCTGTAATTTATCCAGCACCAGCACTGGTAGAGAAAGAGGTGGATGATGAGGAGAAGCACCATGTTTACCCAAAATTCGTGTTTGACGACTACATGAAGCTGTATGCTGGCCTCAAGTTCCAGGCCAAGGAGCCAAGATTTGAAGCCATGAGGGCAACAGGTGGCTTGGGTCCAATTCCAACAGCTTGA